One Kineococcus aurantiacus genomic window carries:
- a CDS encoding F0F1 ATP synthase subunit gamma — MAGQLRAYRRQIRSVQATKKITRAMELIAASRIIKAQANVRASTPYARALTRAVSAAASNSSLDHPLITEKTQVKRAALLLLSSDRGLAGAYSSSVLREGERLTAALRSEGKEVAPYLVGRKAAAFYNFRRRTVVDSWAGFTDSPSYADAKEIGDRLIADFAADADQGGIDEIHVVYTHFVSMVTQEPRVIRLLPLEVVEGVEAPAGGDLQPLYEFEPSADAVLDALLPQYVNSRIYNCLLQAAASELAARQRAMKSATDNADELIKKLTRLANNARQADITQEISEIVGGADALASSGSRA, encoded by the coding sequence ATGGCAGGCCAGCTGAGGGCCTACCGGCGGCAGATCCGCTCGGTCCAGGCGACCAAGAAGATCACTCGTGCGATGGAGCTCATCGCGGCGTCGCGCATCATCAAGGCGCAGGCGAACGTGCGCGCGTCGACTCCGTACGCGCGGGCGCTGACCCGCGCGGTGTCGGCGGCGGCGTCGAACTCCTCGCTCGACCACCCGTTGATCACCGAGAAGACCCAGGTCAAGCGCGCGGCCCTGCTGCTGCTGTCGTCCGACCGCGGGCTGGCGGGGGCGTACTCCTCCTCCGTGCTGCGCGAGGGCGAGCGGCTCACCGCGGCCCTGCGCTCGGAGGGCAAGGAGGTCGCCCCGTACCTGGTCGGCCGCAAGGCGGCGGCGTTCTACAACTTCCGCCGCCGCACCGTGGTCGACTCCTGGGCCGGGTTCACCGACTCGCCGTCCTACGCGGACGCCAAGGAGATCGGTGACCGCCTGATCGCCGACTTCGCGGCCGACGCCGACCAGGGCGGCATCGACGAGATCCACGTCGTGTACACGCACTTCGTGAGCATGGTGACGCAGGAGCCCCGGGTCATCCGGCTCCTGCCGCTGGAGGTCGTCGAGGGCGTCGAGGCGCCTGCCGGCGGGGACCTGCAGCCGCTCTACGAGTTCGAGCCGAGCGCCGACGCCGTGCTGGACGCGCTGCTGCCGCAGTACGTCAACAGCCGGATCTACAACTGCCTCCTGCAGGCCGCGGCCTCCGAGCTCGCCGCCCGTCAGCGGGCCATGAAGAGCGCGACCGACAACGCGGACGAGCTCATCAAGAAGCTGACCCGGCTGGCGAACAACGCCCGCCAGGCGGACATCACCCAGGAGATCAGCGAGATCGTCGGCGGCGCCGACGCGCTGGCCTCCTCCGGCTCGCGCGCCTGA
- the atpD gene encoding F0F1 ATP synthase subunit beta, with the protein MTATVNEAPTSTSKGATGRIARVIGPVVDVEFSADAMPDQNNALTTEVTMGGETTTVTLEVASHLGDNMVRAISLKPTDGMVRGAAVVDTGAPISVPVGNVTLGKVFNAIGEALNLEEGEKLEVTERWPIHRKAPAFDQLESKTQMFETGIKVIDLLTPYVQGGKIGLFGGAGVGKTVLIQEMIQRVAQDHGGVSVFAGVGERTREGNDLIAEMAEAGVFDKTALVFGQMDEPPGTRLRVALSALTMAEYFRDVQKQDVLLFIDNIFRFTQAGSEVSTLLGRMPSAVGYQPTLADEMGVLQERITSTRGHSITSLQAIYVPADDYTDPAPATTFAHLDATTELSREIASRGLYPAVDPLTSTSRILDPLYISADHYNTAVRVKQILQKNKELQDIIAILGVDELSEEDKLTVSRARRIQQFLSQNTYMAEKFTGVSGSTVPLKDTIEGFSKIADGELDHVAEQAFFNVGGLEDVERNWARIQKETA; encoded by the coding sequence ATGACCGCCACCGTCAACGAAGCGCCCACCAGCACCAGCAAGGGTGCGACCGGCCGCATCGCCCGAGTCATCGGGCCCGTCGTCGACGTCGAGTTCTCGGCCGACGCGATGCCGGACCAGAACAACGCCCTGACGACCGAGGTGACCATGGGTGGCGAGACCACCACCGTCACCCTCGAGGTGGCCTCCCACCTGGGCGACAACATGGTCCGCGCCATCTCCCTGAAGCCGACCGACGGCATGGTCCGCGGGGCGGCCGTCGTCGACACCGGCGCGCCGATCTCGGTGCCCGTCGGCAACGTCACCCTGGGCAAGGTGTTCAACGCCATCGGCGAGGCGCTGAACCTGGAGGAGGGCGAGAAGCTCGAGGTCACCGAGCGCTGGCCGATCCACCGCAAGGCCCCGGCCTTCGACCAGCTGGAGTCGAAGACCCAGATGTTCGAGACCGGCATCAAGGTCATCGACCTGCTCACCCCGTACGTCCAGGGCGGCAAGATCGGCCTGTTCGGCGGTGCGGGCGTCGGCAAGACCGTCCTCATCCAGGAGATGATCCAGCGCGTCGCGCAGGACCACGGTGGTGTGTCGGTGTTCGCCGGGGTCGGTGAGCGCACGCGTGAGGGCAACGACCTGATCGCCGAGATGGCCGAGGCCGGCGTCTTCGACAAGACCGCTCTGGTCTTCGGTCAGATGGACGAGCCGCCGGGCACCCGCCTGCGGGTGGCGCTGTCGGCGCTGACGATGGCGGAGTACTTCCGCGACGTGCAGAAGCAGGACGTGCTGCTGTTCATCGACAACATCTTCCGGTTCACCCAGGCCGGTTCGGAGGTCTCCACGCTGCTGGGCCGCATGCCCTCGGCCGTGGGGTACCAGCCCACGCTGGCCGACGAGATGGGTGTGCTCCAGGAGCGCATCACCTCGACCCGCGGTCACTCGATCACCTCGCTGCAGGCGATCTACGTCCCCGCCGACGACTACACCGACCCGGCGCCGGCCACGACGTTCGCGCACCTGGACGCCACGACCGAGCTGTCGCGCGAGATCGCCTCGCGCGGTCTGTACCCGGCCGTGGACCCGCTGACCTCGACGTCGCGGATCCTGGACCCGCTGTACATCTCGGCCGACCACTACAACACCGCGGTGCGCGTCAAGCAGATCCTGCAGAAGAACAAGGAGCTGCAGGACATCATCGCGATCCTGGGTGTCGACGAGCTGTCGGAGGAGGACAAGCTGACGGTGAGCCGTGCTCGCCGCATCCAGCAGTTCCTCTCGCAGAACACCTACATGGCCGAGAAGTTCACCGGCGTCTCCGGCTCGACCGTGCCGCTGAAGGACACGATCGAGGGCTTCTCCAAGATCGCCGACGGCGAGCTGGACCACGTCGCCGAGCAGGCCTTCTTCAACGTCGGTGGCCTCGAGGACGTCGAGCGCAACTGGGCGCGCATCCAGAAGGAAACCGCCTGA